The Brevibacterium atlanticum genome segment CTTCGGATCGCTGTCCGCTTCAAGGAGTCTCAGACCCGATTCGTCGAGGTAGCCTGCCCGGATCCCGAGGTCGGAATCCACTGCCTCCCACGCGATGCGACCTGGCCCGGCGGGCCACGCCCTGCGCACCGGGCATTCCGTCCCGCCGATCGTGACCGTGCCGGGGATGTGCATTGCGGCATCGTGGTCGAGATTCGTGCTCACGTCGGTTCTCCTCCTGCGTGTGCGACCCGAGCATCTGCGGCTAGGGCATCGGCGCCTATGGGGCGTGCGACGTCGCCCATAGAACCGTCACCCAAGGCACTGCGCGCCGCATCGATGATCCGCATCGTCTCGGCTTGCCAGGTCTTCGAACAGCTGCGCCACGGTTCGAGCCCGGCTACGACCAGCGCCCAGGCCGTCCACGCGCCGAGGTCGACGTCTGTCCCGCCGGCCGAACGATAGCCGTAGAGAAAGGGGTGTTCGAGGTCGTGCAGTCCGGGATGACGTCGGCACGCGGCGACCCACCGGCCCAGATCCATCCCGATCGGCCCGATCGCGGATCGGTCGAGGTCGACGATCCGCCACTCGGAATGACAGACAAGCACCTGATCGGGACTGAGGTCACCGTGGATCTCCCGCAGTTCCCACTCCCCCGAGTGCCCGTCACTCGGCACGCCGTTTCCACCGGCGCCGGGTCCACCGGCGTCGACCTGTCCTTGCAGACGCCGTCGCAGTCCGACACGGAGTTCGTCGAGGTCTGGTCCGCGTTCCGGCACCAGGCGGGCAAGGGTTCGAACGGTATCCTCGGCCTGGTCGATCGGGTCGTCTGTCACCCGTTCATTCACCGGCTCCGGCTCTGCCCGGTGCAGTTCGGCGACGATCATGCCGACCTCCTCGGCCACGCTCGGGTCCGGCAGCTCACACAGGTCACCAGTCCCCCACCAGGGCGAACGGGTCGCAGTCTGACGCCGACCGATGAACTCGACCGGCAGGCTGGGCAGCTGTGCACGCTGCCACCGGTCAGCCGCCTCGGCGAGGTGGCGTTGAGACCCGGCACCGATGCGCACGAATTCCGGCGGCCCGTCGATCGGAGTGTGCTTGAGCAGCAGCCGTCGTGCGGGGTTGTAGCCGATGATCTCGATATCCCCGCCGAGGTGGTCGAGCGCCCGCACGATGTGTTTCCCGATCCGGGGATCAGCGAGCACCCCGCCGCTGATCAGCACAGCACCGGTCGCACCCGCCGCCCGCGGATCGGCGGCCTCGTGGACGGTCAGTTCCTGCCCGTTTCGGGCCGCTCGCCGCTGTGCGTTGGCGAGCTTGTCCGGACTCGTCATCACCGCTGTGAAACCCCAGTCGGCGAACGCGCCGAGGCGACCGGCCTCCTTCCGCCGCCACGCGACGATGACGCTGCGCCCCGGTTTGATGCGGATGCGAACCGGCCGGACTGCGAACCCCAAGCGCCGCGACAACGCGGTCGCCGAGCGCAGCTGACCGACGTAAGGCAGATTCGCGAAGTCCGCGTCCACCTGATCACAGCTCGTCGCCGTCATGAGGAGGCTCCCATCTGCACGGGTACGCTCGCCGAGTCATCGGACTGCGAACGGATCCACCTGGCGAACCGAGTGCCCGCATCGGCGGCGAGAGCGTTCGGCGCTCCGTCCTCGACGATCCGCCCGCCCTCGAGCCACACCACGCGATCGAGCCCGCGGATCATCGCCACGTCGTGGCTGATGACGATGCTCGTGCGGCCCTGTGTGAGAGCGGAGACGGAGTCGGCCACCTCGGCGCGGGTCTGCGGGTCGAGACCCGTCGTGGCTTCGTCGAAGACGACGACCGGGGCATCGCGGACCAAGGCTCGGGCGATGGCCAGGCGCTGCCGCTGCCCACCCGAGAGCGTGTCCCCACGATTGCCGAGTTCGGTGTCGTAGCCCTCGGGAAGGGCCCGGATGAACTCGTCGGCGCGGGCCGCGCGGGCGGCAGTGACCACCTCGGCGTCGGTGGCGTCGAGCCGGCCGTAGCGGATGTTCTCCCGCACGCTCGCAGCGAAGAGCACGGACTCCTGGAGGAGGACGGACACATTTTGGCGCAGCGAGGCCCGCGTGACGTTGTGGGTGTCGTAGCCGTCGAGGTAGATCGATCCGGAATCCGGCTGACTCAAGCGCAGCAGGCAGCTGACCAGGGTGGACTTACCCGCCCCGGATGCCCCGAGGATGCCGATCTTCTGTCCGGCGGGGATGAGCAGATCCAGATCGTCGAACAGGGGCCGGCCGTGACCGTCGGCCGAGTTGATGCCGGTGAAGACGACGTCTCCGGAGACCGGGCCCATGGTCACCGCACCCGGGGCGTCGGCGATCTCGACGGGTTCGTCGAGGAGATCGGCGATCCGCTCCCCCGAGGCGGCCGCGCGGGCGATGCGGCCGGTGTACTTGGCCATGTCCCGCAGCGGCTTCATCGCGATCTTGAGGTAGAGGAGAAAGAGGACGAGGTCGCCCGGGGACATCGATCCGCGCAGCACCTGCCACCCGCCGAAGGCGAGCACGAGTGCCTGCGAGATGCCCACGAGAACATCGGTGGAGCGTTCGAGTCCGGCGGCCAGACGGCGTGCCCGGACTCCGGCCTGGAGTGCCCGTTCGTTACCGTCGGCGAAGTCGCGGGCCACGGTCTTCTCGAGCCCGTAGGCCTGGACGACGCGGATGGCGCCGAGCGCCTCGGCGGCGGATCCGACGAGCCTGCCCTCGCCCTTGCGGGTCGAGCGGGAGGCTCGCGTGATCTTCGGAGTCGTGACCTTCGACAGCAGCCCGTACACGGCGGCGGTGGCGAGCACGATCGCGCTGAGCACAGGGTCGAGGATGACCATGACGACCAGGAGCACTGCCAGGGTGACGACGTTGCCGACCAACGGCAGTCCCGCTGTCACGGCGACCTCCTGCAGGCGTCCGATGTCGCCGACGAGCCGCTGCGAGGTGTCCCCGATCGACGCTTTCGAGTGGTACCGCAGCGACAGGGACTGGACGTGATCGAACACGCGTGAGCGCAGCTGGGTGGCCACACGGGCGCCGACGAGGGCGAAGCAGATCGTCGATGCGTAGTTCGCCGCAGCCCGTCCGCCCACGATGACGGCGAGGCCGATCGCTACGACGGCGAGCGTCGTGCCGACGCCTGCATCGAGGCCGAACGTCGGGGCGATCTGTGCGCCGAGGGCCGCGGTGACGGCGTCGACGGCGAGCTTGATCGGCCAGGGTTCGAGGATGCGGAAGACGACGTCCGCCAACAGTGCAAGCATGCCGCCGACGATCAGCCACGTGTGCCCGGGCAGATGCGGGGTGATGATCCGCAGGGTGCGCCGCAGCGCGGAAGCGGAGATGTTCTTCGCGCTCATGCCCTCACCGCCGTGGTTCGGATCTCCACCGGGGCCTCCGCAGGCTCCTCCACCGGCGCGAGGATCTCCCGACACCGCTGGGTCCAGGAATGGCGGGCCAGCGCTTCGGACCGAGCACGCGCACCCATCTCGGCCCGCAGATCGCCATCGTCGATGAGCTTCTGCAGGGCCCGGGTGAGGTCAGCAGTGTCGGTCGGGTCGGTGAGGATTCCGGCTCCGGATTCGGCGAGCACACCGGGAATCGCTCCGACCGCCGAGGCGACGACGGGCAGTCCCGCAGCCAGATACTCGTAGACCTTGAGCGGGGAGAAGTAGTTCTCCCCGGCCGGATACGGGGCGACCGCGAGGTCGAATTCGCGCAGCGCCGCAGGCACGGCCTCGGGGGCGAGCGCACCGTGGAAGTGCACTCGACCGGTCAGATCGAGTGCACGCACCTGTGCCTCGAGCGCTTCGGCTTCGGGTCCGCGACCGACGATGTCGAGGCGG includes the following:
- a CDS encoding phosphotransferase family protein: MTATSCDQVDADFANLPYVGQLRSATALSRRLGFAVRPVRIRIKPGRSVIVAWRRKEAGRLGAFADWGFTAVMTSPDKLANAQRRAARNGQELTVHEAADPRAAGATGAVLISGGVLADPRIGKHIVRALDHLGGDIEIIGYNPARRLLLKHTPIDGPPEFVRIGAGSQRHLAEAADRWQRAQLPSLPVEFIGRRQTATRSPWWGTGDLCELPDPSVAEEVGMIVAELHRAEPEPVNERVTDDPIDQAEDTVRTLARLVPERGPDLDELRVGLRRRLQGQVDAGGPGAGGNGVPSDGHSGEWELREIHGDLSPDQVLVCHSEWRIVDLDRSAIGPIGMDLGRWVAACRRHPGLHDLEHPFLYGYRSAGGTDVDLGAWTAWALVVAGLEPWRSCSKTWQAETMRIIDAARSALGDGSMGDVARPIGADALAADARVAHAGGEPT
- a CDS encoding ABC transporter ATP-binding protein, which gives rise to MSAKNISASALRRTLRIITPHLPGHTWLIVGGMLALLADVVFRILEPWPIKLAVDAVTAALGAQIAPTFGLDAGVGTTLAVVAIGLAVIVGGRAAANYASTICFALVGARVATQLRSRVFDHVQSLSLRYHSKASIGDTSQRLVGDIGRLQEVAVTAGLPLVGNVVTLAVLLVVMVILDPVLSAIVLATAAVYGLLSKVTTPKITRASRSTRKGEGRLVGSAAEALGAIRVVQAYGLEKTVARDFADGNERALQAGVRARRLAAGLERSTDVLVGISQALVLAFGGWQVLRGSMSPGDLVLFLLYLKIAMKPLRDMAKYTGRIARAAASGERIADLLDEPVEIADAPGAVTMGPVSGDVVFTGINSADGHGRPLFDDLDLLIPAGQKIGILGASGAGKSTLVSCLLRLSQPDSGSIYLDGYDTHNVTRASLRQNVSVLLQESVLFAASVRENIRYGRLDATDAEVVTAARAARADEFIRALPEGYDTELGNRGDTLSGGQRQRLAIARALVRDAPVVVFDEATTGLDPQTRAEVADSVSALTQGRTSIVISHDVAMIRGLDRVVWLEGGRIVEDGAPNALAADAGTRFARWIRSQSDDSASVPVQMGASS